Proteins from one Xenopus tropicalis strain Nigerian chromosome 1, UCB_Xtro_10.0, whole genome shotgun sequence genomic window:
- the chmp3 gene encoding charged multivesicular body protein 3 isoform X1, whose protein sequence is MWLKLFFLLLYFLILFVLARFFETIVWYETGIFASQLVDPVTLSFHQLKTILECRGLGYSGLPEKKDVRELVEKSGDLMEGELYSAMKEEEASETVSSTNFSGEMHFYELVEDTKDGIWLVQVIANDRSPLVSRTHWEKMVKKVTKFGIRTGTFNCSSDPRYCRKRGWMRSTLIISVPQTNTSKGKVMLKEYSGRKIETEHIFKWITAHAASRIKTIYSSEHLKDEWNKSDQYGVKLYLFANLDQPPAFFSALSVKFTGRVEFIFVNVGDWDNTSCMEEIGIFRTPSYVLKTPEGIYKYGNNTGEYISLRAMDAFLRSLQPEVNDLFVLSLVLVNLMAWMDLFITQGATIKRFVVLISTLGTYNSLLIISWLPVLGFLQLPYLDSFYEYSLKLLRYSNTTTLASWVRADWMFYSSHPALFLGTYLGHGLLIDYFEKKRRRNGNADEVNANNLEWLSSLWDWYTSYLFHPIASLNHFPMDSDWDEDPDLFLERLAFPDLWLHPLIPTDYIKNLPTWQFQCQCAHSDEESLEGSQESDCDSELENNSGKHFSEQDIPAASHQAEPALDCPGQGCSCPCRTQKCSPTERKTRSPYGSKCTKNDMEPNWASWPGNMLHCTECVVCLENFENGSLLMGLPCGHVFHQNCIVMWLAGGRHCCPVCRWASYKKKHFARPQSSTSHPPS, encoded by the exons ATGTGGCTGAAGCTGTTTTTCCTCCTGCTGTACTTCCTAATCCTGTTTGTGCTGGCGAGGTTCTTTGAGACTATTGTGTGGTACGAAACGGGCATCTTTGCCAGCCAACTGGTGGACCCTGTGACTCTGAGCTTTCACCAGCTGAAGACCATACTGGAGTGCAGGGGTTTGGGATACTCGGGATTGCCGGAGAAGAAGGATGTCAGAGAACTGGTGGAAAAATCAG GAGACCTGATGGAAGGGGAGTTGTATTCTGCCATGAAGGAAGAAGAAGCCTCAGAGACTGTGTCCAGCACCAACTTCAGTGGGGAAATGCACTTTTACGAGCTGGTGGAAGACACAAAAGATGGCATCTGGTTGGTGCAG GTCATTGCAAATGACAGAAGTCCCCTTGTAAGTAGGACCCACTGGGAAAAGATGGTGAAAAAAGTAACCAAATTCGGCATTCGCACCGGGACCTTTAACTGCTCCAGTGATCCACG GTACTGCAGAAAGAGAGGGTGGATGAGATCAACCCTCATCATATCCGTGCCCCAGACCAACACGTCTAAAGGCAAAGTGATGCTGAAGGAGTACAGTGGGCGCAAGATAGAAACCGAGCACATATTTAAGTGGATAACGGCACACGCTGCATCACGGATTAAAACCATTTACAGTTCTGAGCACCTGAAAGATGAATGGAACAAGAGCGACCAATACGGGGTCAAGTTGTACCTTTTCGCTAACCTTGACCAGCCTCCAGCTTTTTTCTCTGCACTCAGCGTTAAGTTTACAGGGAGAGTAGAGTTCATATTTGTTAATGTTGGCGACTGGGATAACACAAGTTGCATGGAGGAAATTGGCATCTTCAGGACCCCTTCTTATGTTCTTAAAACACCGGAGGGAATTTACAAGTATGGGAATAACACGGGGGAATACATATCCCTGCGCGCCATGGATGCGTTTTTACGGTCCCTTCAACCGGAAGTGAATGACTTGTTTGTGCTAAGCTTAGTATTGGTCAATCTCATGGCGTGGATGGACTTGTTTATCACCCAAGGAGCCACCATCAAACGATTTGTTGTCCTAATAAGCACTTTAGGGACGTACAACTCTCTGCTGATCATCTCTTGGTTACCTGTGCTGGGATTCCTGCAACTTCCTTACCTTGACAGTTTCTATGAGTATAGTTTAAAGCTCCTTCGCTACTCGAACACAACCACCCTGGCCTCGTGGGTGCGGGCAGATTGGATGTTCTACTCCTCGCACCCTGCGCTGTTTCTTGGCACTTACCTCGGCCATGGACTGCTCATCGATTACTTTGAGAAGAAAAGGCGACGTAACGGCAATGCCGACGAAGTGAATGCCAACAATCTGGAGTGGTTGTCCAGCCTTTGGGACTGGTACACCAGCTACCTGTTTCACCCGATTGCTTCTCTCAACCATTTTCCCATGGACTCCGACTGGGATGAAGACCCAGACCTGTTTCTTGAGAGGTTAGCGTTTCCTGATTTATGGCTTCATCCTCTAATCCCCACAGATTACATTAAAAATTTACCAACATGGCAGTTTCAGTGTCAGTGTGCTCATTCGGATGAAGAATCCTTAGAAGGATCCCAGGAGAGCGACTGCGACTCGGAATTGGAAAACAATAGCGGTAAACACTTTTCTGAACAGGATATTCCTGCCGCGTCCCACCAAGCAGAGCCAGCATTAGATTGCCCCGGCCAGGGATGCTCGTGTCCCTGTAGAACACAGAAATGCAGCCCAACTGAAAGGAAAACCAGGTCGCCATATGGATCCAAATGCACTAAGAACGACATGGAGCCTAACTGGGCCTCGTGGCCTGGGAACATGTTGCACTGTACAGAATGCGTTGTTTGCTTAGAGAATTTTGAAAATGGCTCTTTGCTGATGGGTTTGCCCTGCGGTCATGTATTTCACCAAAATTGCATTGTGATGTGGCTGGCCGGAGGGAGACACTGCTGCCCCGTTTGTCGCTGGGCATcctataaaaagaaacattttgcacGTCCTCAGTCTTCTACCAGTCACCCCCCTTCCTAG
- the chmp3 gene encoding charged multivesicular body protein 3 isoform X2, translated as MVKKVTKFGIRTGTFNCSSDPRYCRKRGWMRSTLIISVPQTNTSKGKVMLKEYSGRKIETEHIFKWITAHAASRIKTIYSSEHLKDEWNKSDQYGVKLYLFANLDQPPAFFSALSVKFTGRVEFIFVNVGDWDNTSCMEEIGIFRTPSYVLKTPEGIYKYGNNTGEYISLRAMDAFLRSLQPEVNDLFVLSLVLVNLMAWMDLFITQGATIKRFVVLISTLGTYNSLLIISWLPVLGFLQLPYLDSFYEYSLKLLRYSNTTTLASWVRADWMFYSSHPALFLGTYLGHGLLIDYFEKKRRRNGNADEVNANNLEWLSSLWDWYTSYLFHPIASLNHFPMDSDWDEDPDLFLERLAFPDLWLHPLIPTDYIKNLPTWQFQCQCAHSDEESLEGSQESDCDSELENNSGKHFSEQDIPAASHQAEPALDCPGQGCSCPCRTQKCSPTERKTRSPYGSKCTKNDMEPNWASWPGNMLHCTECVVCLENFENGSLLMGLPCGHVFHQNCIVMWLAGGRHCCPVCRWASYKKKHFARPQSSTSHPPS; from the exons ATGGTGAAAAAAGTAACCAAATTCGGCATTCGCACCGGGACCTTTAACTGCTCCAGTGATCCACG GTACTGCAGAAAGAGAGGGTGGATGAGATCAACCCTCATCATATCCGTGCCCCAGACCAACACGTCTAAAGGCAAAGTGATGCTGAAGGAGTACAGTGGGCGCAAGATAGAAACCGAGCACATATTTAAGTGGATAACGGCACACGCTGCATCACGGATTAAAACCATTTACAGTTCTGAGCACCTGAAAGATGAATGGAACAAGAGCGACCAATACGGGGTCAAGTTGTACCTTTTCGCTAACCTTGACCAGCCTCCAGCTTTTTTCTCTGCACTCAGCGTTAAGTTTACAGGGAGAGTAGAGTTCATATTTGTTAATGTTGGCGACTGGGATAACACAAGTTGCATGGAGGAAATTGGCATCTTCAGGACCCCTTCTTATGTTCTTAAAACACCGGAGGGAATTTACAAGTATGGGAATAACACGGGGGAATACATATCCCTGCGCGCCATGGATGCGTTTTTACGGTCCCTTCAACCGGAAGTGAATGACTTGTTTGTGCTAAGCTTAGTATTGGTCAATCTCATGGCGTGGATGGACTTGTTTATCACCCAAGGAGCCACCATCAAACGATTTGTTGTCCTAATAAGCACTTTAGGGACGTACAACTCTCTGCTGATCATCTCTTGGTTACCTGTGCTGGGATTCCTGCAACTTCCTTACCTTGACAGTTTCTATGAGTATAGTTTAAAGCTCCTTCGCTACTCGAACACAACCACCCTGGCCTCGTGGGTGCGGGCAGATTGGATGTTCTACTCCTCGCACCCTGCGCTGTTTCTTGGCACTTACCTCGGCCATGGACTGCTCATCGATTACTTTGAGAAGAAAAGGCGACGTAACGGCAATGCCGACGAAGTGAATGCCAACAATCTGGAGTGGTTGTCCAGCCTTTGGGACTGGTACACCAGCTACCTGTTTCACCCGATTGCTTCTCTCAACCATTTTCCCATGGACTCCGACTGGGATGAAGACCCAGACCTGTTTCTTGAGAGGTTAGCGTTTCCTGATTTATGGCTTCATCCTCTAATCCCCACAGATTACATTAAAAATTTACCAACATGGCAGTTTCAGTGTCAGTGTGCTCATTCGGATGAAGAATCCTTAGAAGGATCCCAGGAGAGCGACTGCGACTCGGAATTGGAAAACAATAGCGGTAAACACTTTTCTGAACAGGATATTCCTGCCGCGTCCCACCAAGCAGAGCCAGCATTAGATTGCCCCGGCCAGGGATGCTCGTGTCCCTGTAGAACACAGAAATGCAGCCCAACTGAAAGGAAAACCAGGTCGCCATATGGATCCAAATGCACTAAGAACGACATGGAGCCTAACTGGGCCTCGTGGCCTGGGAACATGTTGCACTGTACAGAATGCGTTGTTTGCTTAGAGAATTTTGAAAATGGCTCTTTGCTGATGGGTTTGCCCTGCGGTCATGTATTTCACCAAAATTGCATTGTGATGTGGCTGGCCGGAGGGAGACACTGCTGCCCCGTTTGTCGCTGGGCATcctataaaaagaaacattttgcacGTCCTCAGTCTTCTACCAGTCACCCCCCTTCCTAG
- the chmp3 gene encoding charged multivesicular body protein 3 isoform X3, with protein sequence MWLKLFFLLLYFLILFVLARFFETIVWYETGIFASQLVDPVTLSFHQLKTILECRGLGYSGLPEKKDVRELVEKSGDLMEGELYSAMKEEEASETVSSTNFSGEMHFYELVEDTKDGIWLVQVGTA encoded by the exons ATGTGGCTGAAGCTGTTTTTCCTCCTGCTGTACTTCCTAATCCTGTTTGTGCTGGCGAGGTTCTTTGAGACTATTGTGTGGTACGAAACGGGCATCTTTGCCAGCCAACTGGTGGACCCTGTGACTCTGAGCTTTCACCAGCTGAAGACCATACTGGAGTGCAGGGGTTTGGGATACTCGGGATTGCCGGAGAAGAAGGATGTCAGAGAACTGGTGGAAAAATCAG GAGACCTGATGGAAGGGGAGTTGTATTCTGCCATGAAGGAAGAAGAAGCCTCAGAGACTGTGTCCAGCACCAACTTCAGTGGGGAAATGCACTTTTACGAGCTGGTGGAAGACACAAAAGATGGCATCTGGTTGGTGCAGGTAGGCACCGCCTGA